A window of Hevea brasiliensis isolate MT/VB/25A 57/8 chromosome 14, ASM3005281v1, whole genome shotgun sequence contains these coding sequences:
- the LOC110664918 gene encoding LOB domain-containing protein 1 translates to MGNLDKAVAAISPVAVPSPFSYSPSSSAASPSSQSSPGIPSPSQSSPTLTPSLPPHPSPPSVVLSPCAACKILRRRCAEKCVLAPYFPPTEPYKFTIAHRVFGASNIIKFLQEIPESQRTDAVSSMVYEANARIRDPVYGCAGAICQLQKQVNELQAQLATAQAEVVNLQCQQANLVALICMEKMAQSNHLQEPNFEQQQYIDTSCFLDETNLGTSWEPLWT, encoded by the exons ATGGGAAACCTTGACAAAGCAGTTGCAGCCATATCTCCGGTTGCTGTTCCTTCTCCTTTCTCTTACTCACCATCTTCTTCTGCTGCTTCACCATCTTCTCAGTCTTCTCCTGGTATTCCTTCTCCTTCTCAGTCTTCTCCAACTCTTACTCCTTCTCTTCCTCCTCATCCTTCCCCTCCTTCTGTTGTTCTTAGCCCTTGCGCTGCCTGCAAAATTCTTCGCCGGAGATGCGCCGAGAAATGTGTTCTAGCTCCTTATTTTCCTCCCACTGAACCTTACAAGTTCACCATTGCTCATAGAGTCTTTGGTGCCAGCAACATCATCAAGTTCCTGCAG gaAATCCCAGAGTCTCAGAGAACAGATGCAGTGAGCAGCATGGTTTATGAAGCAAATGCAAGGATTAGAGACCCAGTTTATGGTTGTGCAGGTGCAATCTGCCAGCTTCAAAAGCAAGTAAATGAGCTTCAAGCTCAACTGGCTACAGCACAAGCTGAAGTAGTGAACCTGCAATGTCAGCAAGCCAATTTGGTTGCTCtgatttgcatggaaaaaatgGCACAATCTAATCATCTTCAAGAACCCAATTTTGAGCAGCAACAATATATTGATACAAGCTGCTTTCTAGATGAGACCAATTTGGGCACATCCTGGGAGCCTCTGTGGACATGa